In Nitrosopumilaceae archaeon, the following proteins share a genomic window:
- a CDS encoding type II/IV secretion system ATPase subunit, producing the protein MKERKTKTEELTSFLSNNLVDENQNQVPSGYKVIDRYELNPPFSYALILYNNEKSDYLYFVDELKLNSEEEIIFQRLYHLIEESLESTDESKGAPNFEDQLNMVMKENAKMFLNISSASLEKVKYYLRRDVSGFSIIEPIMRDVNIEDVSCSGSNNPIYIWHRKYDSIPTNIQFNSEEKLNSFISRIVFRAGKHVSAAFPITDLALQGNHRISVLYQKEVTPKGTSFTIRKFRDDPYTVIDLIKYGTINLSIAAYLWMLIQEKMSFIVIGPTGSGKTTILNAILGLVDPEYKIFSVEDVSEININHENWFTLVSRSGFGLGGEGEIGLYDLIKAGVRHRPDYIVVGEIRGSEAYVMFQAMATGHGGLCTMHADSLDSAIKRLEQKPMDIPPAYISLMNCAVVIKRIKEKTTGQSSRRTTMISEIANNVPPFTAFSWNPKSDYFTENLSSSILFQRMADATGRDLQQILEEHQKRITILKWMVENDIRNYKDVSELVGKYYRDPESIMKKIEETN; encoded by the coding sequence ATGAAAGAAAGAAAGACAAAAACAGAGGAATTGACAAGTTTCTTATCAAATAATCTTGTTGATGAAAATCAAAACCAAGTTCCAAGTGGTTATAAAGTAATTGACAGATACGAATTAAATCCACCTTTTAGCTATGCACTTATTCTTTACAACAATGAAAAATCAGACTATCTGTATTTTGTCGATGAGCTAAAGCTAAACTCTGAGGAAGAAATAATCTTTCAAAGACTATATCATCTTATAGAGGAAAGTTTAGAGTCCACAGACGAGTCAAAAGGTGCTCCTAATTTTGAAGATCAACTAAACATGGTGATGAAAGAAAATGCAAAAATGTTTCTTAATATCTCTAGTGCAAGTCTTGAGAAGGTAAAATATTATTTAAGAAGGGACGTTAGCGGATTTAGCATTATTGAACCAATAATGCGTGATGTAAACATTGAAGATGTTAGTTGTAGTGGTAGCAACAACCCAATTTACATTTGGCACAGAAAGTATGATAGCATACCAACGAACATTCAATTCAACTCTGAAGAAAAACTAAATTCATTTATTTCAAGAATAGTTTTTAGAGCTGGCAAGCACGTTAGTGCAGCTTTTCCAATTACTGATTTAGCATTGCAGGGAAATCATAGAATTTCCGTGTTATATCAAAAAGAAGTTACACCTAAAGGAACAAGCTTTACAATAAGAAAGTTTAGAGATGATCCATATACTGTAATAGATCTTATCAAATATGGAACAATAAATCTGTCAATAGCAGCTTATCTTTGGATGTTGATACAAGAAAAGATGTCATTTATAGTAATAGGACCAACTGGAAGTGGTAAAACAACAATTCTTAACGCCATACTAGGTCTTGTTGATCCAGAATACAAAATTTTTTCAGTTGAAGATGTATCTGAAATAAATATCAACCATGAAAACTGGTTTACACTAGTGTCAAGATCAGGTTTTGGCTTGGGAGGAGAAGGTGAAATTGGATTATATGATCTAATAAAAGCAGGAGTAAGACACAGGCCTGATTATATTGTAGTTGGAGAAATTAGAGGTTCTGAAGCGTACGTTATGTTTCAGGCTATGGCTACAGGACATGGTGGTCTGTGTACTATGCACGCAGACAGCCTGGATTCTGCAATAAAAAGATTAGAGCAAAAACCGATGGATATTCCACCTGCGTATATTTCATTGATGAATTGTGCAGTAGTGATTAAAAGAATCAAAGAAAAAACTACAGGGCAAAGTAGTAGAAGAACAACGATGATATCTGAAATTGCTAACAACGTACCACCATTTACTGCATTTTCTTGGAATCCAAAATCAGATTACTTTACAGAAAATCTTTCGTCTAGCATATTATTCCAGAGAATGGCAGATGCAACAGGAAGGGATTTACAACAAATTTTAGAAGAACATCAGAAAAGAATTACAATTTTGAAATGGATGGTTGAAAATGATATTAGAAATTATAAAGATGTTTCAGAATTAGTCGGAAAATATTATCGGGATCCTGAATCAATAATGAAAAAAATAGAAGAGACAAATTAG
- a CDS encoding type II secretion system F family protein, which produces MLSLQKLGRADHEKKQAKKIEKELPYFITIVTLLATSGLGPYSILHKIKDLNLLPAVRHESIKIIKRIDMLGLDPLTVLSQAKEKTSSRLLGDFLAGYVSAIQSGGNVINYLKSKMSSSFEMLEAKEKGSIEKISGIVHAYLTMQIVILAVFILVAAVGSNPLSITPGASTAANFSPPYQILIFPPIMSLVFLKVAQRFNYSNISELPVKKILRFGLPAMLISIILVFSNILSSFHANAYVVGIGLVAASLWPALRFQKIYTKNLDAETATPQILRDITEARKSGLGPEKCIIRACKRKDYRTFNVIANTISNKLEWGIPMNNIFDSLYSEVKNFQVLVSFRILFEIITSGGGNVTTLDSLADTSEKIYDIEKNKREMLKPYIMVGFMLITITGFTTLLTIDSFASINQQSRPGSAQLSSEYIEQTKSFFDLICMAVIVQAWLAGLFIGKITKGAFSGGFLFSIILVIITMVSVDMIQIHIINISSIMKSSTPI; this is translated from the coding sequence ATGCTGTCTTTACAAAAACTCGGACGAGCAGACCATGAGAAAAAACAAGCCAAGAAAATAGAAAAAGAATTACCGTATTTTATTACAATAGTAACGTTGCTTGCAACAAGCGGATTAGGACCATACTCAATTCTACACAAGATAAAAGATCTTAATCTTTTACCTGCAGTACGACACGAATCAATAAAAATTATTAAACGAATCGATATGCTTGGGCTAGATCCACTTACTGTATTGAGCCAAGCAAAAGAAAAAACCTCATCTAGATTACTTGGAGATTTTCTCGCAGGCTATGTGTCTGCAATTCAGAGTGGTGGAAATGTAATAAATTATCTGAAAAGCAAGATGTCAAGCTCCTTTGAAATGCTTGAGGCCAAAGAAAAAGGATCAATAGAAAAGATAAGTGGAATTGTACATGCTTACCTTACCATGCAGATAGTAATATTGGCTGTATTCATTCTAGTGGCAGCTGTAGGTTCAAATCCGTTATCAATAACTCCCGGAGCTAGTACAGCAGCTAATTTCAGTCCACCTTATCAGATATTGATATTTCCGCCAATAATGTCACTAGTGTTCCTCAAAGTTGCACAGAGGTTTAATTATTCCAACATTAGCGAACTTCCGGTAAAAAAGATACTTAGATTTGGCTTGCCAGCAATGCTGATTTCCATAATTCTGGTTTTCAGTAATATTCTGTCTAGTTTTCATGCTAATGCATATGTTGTTGGCATAGGACTAGTGGCCGCATCACTATGGCCTGCTTTACGTTTCCAAAAAATATATACAAAAAATCTGGATGCTGAAACAGCCACACCGCAAATTTTGCGTGATATAACAGAAGCAAGAAAGTCAGGACTAGGCCCAGAAAAATGCATCATACGTGCCTGCAAGAGAAAAGATTACAGAACGTTTAACGTTATAGCAAACACAATATCAAATAAATTAGAATGGGGTATACCCATGAATAATATCTTTGATTCACTTTATAGTGAAGTAAAGAATTTCCAAGTACTTGTTAGTTTTAGAATATTATTTGAGATAATTACTTCTGGTGGAGGAAATGTAACCACCCTTGATTCACTAGCTGACACTAGTGAAAAAATCTATGACATTGAAAAAAACAAGCGCGAAATGCTCAAACCATACATCATGGTAGGTTTTATGTTAATTACTATAACTGGATTTACTACCCTATTAACTATAGACTCGTTTGCATCAATTAATCAACAATCACGACCAGGCAGTGCGCAGTTAAGCAGTGAATATATTGAGCAAACAAAATCTTTCTTTGATCTTATTTGTATGGCAGTTATTGTACAGGCTTGGCTTGCCGGCTTGTTTATTGGTAAAATTACAAAAGGTGCATTTTCAGGCGGATTTCTTTTTTCTATAATTCTTGTCATAATTACAATGGTGTCAGTAGATATGATACAAATACATATTATCAATATCAGCTCGATCATGAAAAGTTCAACTCCGATCTAA